TTATTCGACAATGAGCGGCAGCCGAGATCAATCCTGTATCTATTTCTTGTAACAGATGATTGATTTTATTTACAGTTTTTTTATCCTGCCCCTGCCAGAAAATATAATCTTCCCAGGCTTCCGGTAAAAAGAACAGGCTAATCATCGGACTGAAGGTTCGCCCCCATAGCCTCTAATTCTTCCAAGGTTTTTGTAATGGGCTTGCTT
This portion of the Treponema primitia ZAS-1 genome encodes:
- a CDS encoding type II toxin-antitoxin system YoeB family toxin, whose product is MISLFFLPEAWEDYIFWQGQDKKTVNKINHLLQEIDTGLISAAAHCRIKLHIFL